One Gossypium hirsutum isolate 1008001.06 chromosome A11, Gossypium_hirsutum_v2.1, whole genome shotgun sequence genomic window carries:
- the LOC107942592 gene encoding nucleolar protein 10 — MAAHGGKMKSVSINGVKMYTISSHQRSVAAWLAPKKQRSLRKDKNYTERLELIQDLRFETATSKIKITPDGEYLIVSGIYPPQVKVYELRQFSMKFERHLDSEIIDFQILDGDYSKLAFLCADRSVNLHAKYGKHHSLRIPRMGRNIAYDCWSCDLLCAASSPDLYRINLEQGRFLSSLNTQSPALNVVSRSKFHGLVACGGEDGAVQCFDMRMKTSIGRINAVSPAGDAEEEVTAIGFDESGGFLMGVGSSAGKVLIYDLRSSSPIRVKDHMYGSPILDIKWHNTPNFDQPKLITTDTHIVKIWDPETGEGMTSIEPTAGAINDICVFNDSGLMLLALDASQIPAYFIPALGPVPKWCSSLESLTEELEEGGQTSIYDNYKFLTKEDLEKLNLTNLIGTNLLRAYMHGFFIDFRLYKKAKALADPFAYETYIEQRKQEKLEAERRNRITMKRKIPKVKVNQELAVRIVENEEAENTKKDIDDNESKKTSKKKKKGALSTEIFKDERFAQMFENKEYEIDEQSQEYLALHPMASKKQPSMVEEHFEPVVENDDQSSSDSDASEASQSSEDLGVNHKRKKSRGPRMYEVKDERHAEAFWNNVSLAKEDSLPMGERVKALQDDQFSGLPNDVKLGPGGSRQISFITKSSAKYKEDDEDRMTRHEKRGVQSLGLKPDRSTFTGRGRGRGRGGGRGGGRGRGRRGRR, encoded by the exons ATGGCGGCTCATGGAGGAAAGATGAAGTCGGTTTCCATTAACGGTGTGAAGATGTATACGATTTCTTCCCATCAACGCTCCGTTGCTGCCTGGCTTGCTCCCAAGAAGCAACGATCCCTCCGCAAAGACAAAA ATTACACGGAGAGGTTGGAGTTGATTCAGGATTTGAGATTCGAAACTGCTACCTCGAAAATCAAGATAACACCTGATGGGGAGTACCTTATTGTGTCAG GTATATATCCTCCACAAGTGAAAGTATATGAACTTAGGCAATTTTCAATGAAGTTTGAGAGGCACCTCGATTCCGAAATAATTGATTTTCAG ATATTGGATGGGGACTATTCCAAACTTGCATTCCTATGTGCTGATCGTTCTGTTaatttgcatgcaaaatatgGGAAGCACCACAGTCTGCGGATTCCAAG GATGGGAAGGAATATTGCATATGATTGCTGGTCTTGTGACTTGCTTTGTGCTGCTTCATCTCCAGATCTATACCGAATTAATTTAGAACAG GGACGGTTCCTATCTTCTCTTAACACTCAATCTCCAGCACTAAATGTGGTTTCTAGAAG CAAGTTTCATGGCTTAGTTGCTTGTGGCGGTGAGGATGGTGCTGTTCAATGTTTCGACATGAGAATGAAAACTTCAATTGGCAGAATAAATGCTGTTTCTCCTGCCGGTGATGCAGAGGAG GAAGTTACTGCAATTGGGTTTGACGAGAGTGGAGGTTTCCTCATGGGTGTTGGAAGCAGTGCAGGAAAG GTGCTAATCTATGACTTACGTTCTTCATCTCCTATCCGAGTTAAGGATCACAT GTATGGCAGCCCAATATTGGATATTAAGTGGCATAATACTCCGAACTTTGACCAACCAAAATTAATTACCACAGATACTCATATTGTTAAAATATGGGATCCTGAGACG ggAGAAGGAATGACAAGCATTGAACCAACAGCTGGGGCAATCAATGATATATGTGTGTTCAATGATAGTGGGCTGATGTTGCTGGCTTTGGATGCTAGCCAGATTCCTGCTTATTTCATACCTGCTTTGGGACCTGTTCCCAAGTGGTGTTCTTCACTGGAATCTCTTACG gAAGAGCTTGAGGAGGGTGGACAAACAAGCATATATGACAactataaatttttaacaaaagaggatcttgagaagttgaatttgacaAATCTAATTGGGACCAATCTTCTGCGAGCCTACATGCACGGGTTCTTCATTGACTTTCGTTTGTACAAAAAG GCAAAAGCATTGGCAGATCCTTTTGCATATGAAACTTACATAGAGCAGCGAAAACAAGAGAAACTGGAGGCTGAACGTCGCAACCGTATTACG ATGAAGAGGAAAATACCCAAGGTTAAGGTTAATCAAGAACTTGCAGTGCGGATCGTGGAGAATGAAGAGGCTGAAAACACGAAGAAAGACATTGATGATAACGAGAGTAAGAAAActtcaaagaagaagaagaaaggtgcgCTTAGCACTGAAATATTTAAAGATGAGCGATTTGCACAAATGTTTGAAAATAAG GAATATGAAATCGACGAGCAATCACAAGAGTATCTTGCTTTACATCCTATGGCTTCCAAGAAGCAACCGTCAATGGTTGAGGAACATTTCGAACCTGTTGTGGAAAACGATGATCAGAGTTCGAGTGATTCTGATGCTTCAGAAGCATCCCAATCATCTGAAGATTTGGGTGTCAATCATAAAAGAAAGAAGTCACGAGGTCCAAG AATGTATGAAGTTAAAGATGAGCGGCACGCGGAAGCGTTTTGGAACAACGTTTCACTTGCAAAGGAAGATTCACTTCCTATGGGGGAGAGAGTGAAGGCTCTCCAAGATGACCAGTTTTCAGGTTTACCAAATGACGTGAAGTTGGGGCCGGGAGGGTCACGACAAATTTCCTTCATCACTAAAAGTTCAGCCAAATACAAGGAGGACGATGAGGACAGAATGACCAGACACGAAAAGAGAGGAGTTCAATCATTAGGGCTGAAGCCAGATAGATCAACGTTCACAGGCCGAGGCCGAGGCCGAGGCAGGGGTGGAGGCAGAGGCGGAGGGCGTGGGAGAGGAAGGAGAGGCAGAAGGTAA
- the LOC107942590 gene encoding uncharacterized protein isoform X2: protein MVLHARLPDLLFWMSTGDVKRVSRQDIQLVQNLIERCLQLYMTQKEVVETLLAQAKIEPGFTELVWQKLEEENREFFQAYYLRLMVKQQIVEFNELLEQQVRLMSQIRTAGVSSISNSNGPQMPLMPQNSSCYAPENTGPALKQENMHHPMDSSLPNVFTNGSSALHAGIHPPIELPSHASRIDAPQGMLSTQNSNMGLMQGMNGKMIKPEAGYSGGAPYMFGAESNVLEARPTIGDTSFSTVESSTQPLNEPLLDADISSFGFLGQIPHILESYPRSPFLAPDNETFLDSREREHQGDNKRLDTISEGLSYDDFRSE, encoded by the exons ATGGTGCTGCATGCAAGGTTGCCTGATTTGTTGTTTTG GATGTCTACTGGAGATGTTAAAAGGGTTTCGCGCCAGGATATACAGTTG GTTCAAAACCTTATAGAACGATGTCTTCAACTCTACATGACGCAGAAGGAAGTTGTGGAAACTCTGCTGGCTCAGGCCAAAATTGAGCCTGGTTTTACTGAACTTG TTTGGCAAAAGCTTGAAGAAGAGAATAGAGAATTCTTCCAGGCTTATTATCTGAGACTGATGGTGAAGCAACAAATAGTGGAATTCAACGAGCTGCTTGAGCAACAAGTTCGATTGATGAGTCAGATTCGTACAGCTGGAGTTTCCTCAATCTCTAATTCTAACGGACCTCAAATGCCACTGA TGCCTCAGAACTCATCCTGCTATGCCCCAGAGAACACAGGACCAGCTCTGAAGCAGGAGAACATGCACCATCCCATGGACTCCAGTTTGCCTAATGTATTCACCAATGGTAGTTCGGCATTGCATGCTGGAATTCATCCTCCCATTGAGCTGCCTAGCCATGCAAGCAGGATTGATGCCCCTCAAGGCATGCTCTCAACTCAGAATTCAAACATGGGTCTGATGCAAGGAATGAATGGGAAAATGATAAAACCTGAAGCTGGTTATTCAGGCGGTGCTCCTTACATGTTTGGCGCTGAGAGCAATGTTCTGGAGGCACGTCCAACAATTGGGGATACGTCTTTCAGTACTGTAGAATCAAGCACTCAACCACTGAATGAACCACTTCTGGATGCCGACATTTCTTCATTTGGATTTTTAGGCCAGATCCCTC ATATACTGGAGAGCTACCCCCGGTCACCTTTCTTAGCGCCTGATAATGAAACATTTCTGGATTCTCGTGAAAGGGAGCATCAAG GCGACAACAAAAGGTTGGACACCATATCAGAGGGATTGAGTTATGACGATTTTCGAAGTGAATAG
- the LOC107942590 gene encoding uncharacterized protein isoform X1 — protein sequence MSTGDVKRVSRQDIQLVQNLIERCLQLYMTQKEVVETLLAQAKIEPGFTELVWQKLEEENREFFQAYYLRLMVKQQIVEFNELLEQQVRLMSQIRTAGVSSISNSNGPQMPLMPQNSSCYAPENTGPALKQENMHHPMDSSLPNVFTNGSSALHAGIHPPIELPSHASRIDAPQGMLSTQNSNMGLMQGMNGKMIKPEAGYSGGAPYMFGAESNVLEARPTIGDTSFSTVESSTQPLNEPLLDADISSFGFLGQIPRNFSLSDLTADFSQSSDILESYPRSPFLAPDNETFLDSREREHQGDNKRLDTISEGLSYDDFRSE from the exons ATGTCTACTGGAGATGTTAAAAGGGTTTCGCGCCAGGATATACAGTTG GTTCAAAACCTTATAGAACGATGTCTTCAACTCTACATGACGCAGAAGGAAGTTGTGGAAACTCTGCTGGCTCAGGCCAAAATTGAGCCTGGTTTTACTGAACTTG TTTGGCAAAAGCTTGAAGAAGAGAATAGAGAATTCTTCCAGGCTTATTATCTGAGACTGATGGTGAAGCAACAAATAGTGGAATTCAACGAGCTGCTTGAGCAACAAGTTCGATTGATGAGTCAGATTCGTACAGCTGGAGTTTCCTCAATCTCTAATTCTAACGGACCTCAAATGCCACTGA TGCCTCAGAACTCATCCTGCTATGCCCCAGAGAACACAGGACCAGCTCTGAAGCAGGAGAACATGCACCATCCCATGGACTCCAGTTTGCCTAATGTATTCACCAATGGTAGTTCGGCATTGCATGCTGGAATTCATCCTCCCATTGAGCTGCCTAGCCATGCAAGCAGGATTGATGCCCCTCAAGGCATGCTCTCAACTCAGAATTCAAACATGGGTCTGATGCAAGGAATGAATGGGAAAATGATAAAACCTGAAGCTGGTTATTCAGGCGGTGCTCCTTACATGTTTGGCGCTGAGAGCAATGTTCTGGAGGCACGTCCAACAATTGGGGATACGTCTTTCAGTACTGTAGAATCAAGCACTCAACCACTGAATGAACCACTTCTGGATGCCGACATTTCTTCATTTGGATTTTTAGGCCAGATCCCTCGTAATTTCAGTCTTTCCGATCTTACAGCTGATTTTTCTCAGAGTTCAG ATATACTGGAGAGCTACCCCCGGTCACCTTTCTTAGCGCCTGATAATGAAACATTTCTGGATTCTCGTGAAAGGGAGCATCAAG GCGACAACAAAAGGTTGGACACCATATCAGAGGGATTGAGTTATGACGATTTTCGAAGTGAATAG
- the LOC107942590 gene encoding uncharacterized protein isoform X3, producing MSTGDVKRVSRQDIQLVQNLIERCLQLYMTQKEVVETLLAQAKIEPGFTELVWQKLEEENREFFQAYYLRLMVKQQIVEFNELLEQQVRLMSQIRTAGVSSISNSNGPQMPLMPQNSSCYAPENTGPALKQENMHHPMDSSLPNVFTNGSSALHAGIHPPIELPSHASRIDAPQGMLSTQNSNMGLMQGMNGKMIKPEAGYSGGAPYMFGAESNVLEARPTIGDTSFSTVESSTQPLNEPLLDADISSFGFLGQIPHILESYPRSPFLAPDNETFLDSREREHQGDNKRLDTISEGLSYDDFRSE from the exons ATGTCTACTGGAGATGTTAAAAGGGTTTCGCGCCAGGATATACAGTTG GTTCAAAACCTTATAGAACGATGTCTTCAACTCTACATGACGCAGAAGGAAGTTGTGGAAACTCTGCTGGCTCAGGCCAAAATTGAGCCTGGTTTTACTGAACTTG TTTGGCAAAAGCTTGAAGAAGAGAATAGAGAATTCTTCCAGGCTTATTATCTGAGACTGATGGTGAAGCAACAAATAGTGGAATTCAACGAGCTGCTTGAGCAACAAGTTCGATTGATGAGTCAGATTCGTACAGCTGGAGTTTCCTCAATCTCTAATTCTAACGGACCTCAAATGCCACTGA TGCCTCAGAACTCATCCTGCTATGCCCCAGAGAACACAGGACCAGCTCTGAAGCAGGAGAACATGCACCATCCCATGGACTCCAGTTTGCCTAATGTATTCACCAATGGTAGTTCGGCATTGCATGCTGGAATTCATCCTCCCATTGAGCTGCCTAGCCATGCAAGCAGGATTGATGCCCCTCAAGGCATGCTCTCAACTCAGAATTCAAACATGGGTCTGATGCAAGGAATGAATGGGAAAATGATAAAACCTGAAGCTGGTTATTCAGGCGGTGCTCCTTACATGTTTGGCGCTGAGAGCAATGTTCTGGAGGCACGTCCAACAATTGGGGATACGTCTTTCAGTACTGTAGAATCAAGCACTCAACCACTGAATGAACCACTTCTGGATGCCGACATTTCTTCATTTGGATTTTTAGGCCAGATCCCTC ATATACTGGAGAGCTACCCCCGGTCACCTTTCTTAGCGCCTGATAATGAAACATTTCTGGATTCTCGTGAAAGGGAGCATCAAG GCGACAACAAAAGGTTGGACACCATATCAGAGGGATTGAGTTATGACGATTTTCGAAGTGAATAG
- the LOC107942593 gene encoding cystathionine beta-lyase, chloroplastic → MASSPTLKPFVSSLYSDPTRHCGSLLENYFPRSFQVKKELNLEEKLKLSTKQFRLNCLGHRDVDVSASVLADSVTDAQLDVNEEDPSISTLLMNFDSNFDPYGAMSTPLYQTATFKQPLATENGPYDYTRSGNPTRDVLERLLAKLEKADRAFCFTSGMAALSAVANLVGTGQEIVAGDDIYGGSDRLLSQVTPRTGVVVKRVNTSDLSEVAKVIGPKTKLVWLESPTNPRQQIADIRRIAEMAHTHGAILLVDNSIMTPVLSRPLELGADIVMHSATKFIAGHSDLMAGVLAVKGESLAKELYFLQNAVGSGLAPFDCWICLRGIKTMALRVEKQQENAQKIAEFLSSHPRVKKVNYAGLANHLGRDLHYSQAKGAGSVLSFLTGSLALSKHIVETTKYFSITVSFGSVKSLISLPCFMSHASIPSAVREARGLTEDLVRLSVGIEDVEDLIADLDNALRTGPL, encoded by the exons ATGGCATCATCGCCCACTCTCAAGCCTTTCGTTTCCTCTCTCTACTCTGATCCTACCCGCCACTGC GGTTCTTTGCTAGAAAATTATTTTCCAAGAAGTTTTCAGGTTAAGAAGGAATTAAATttagaggaaaagctaaagttgtCCACAAAGCAATTCAGATTGAATTGTTTAGGGCACAGAGACGTGGATGTTAGTGCTTCAGTTTTGGCTGATTCTGTTACAGATGCTCAATTG GATGTCAACGAGGAAGACCCTAGCATTTCGACTTTATTGATGAATTTTGATAGTAATTTTGATCCTTATGGTGCAATGAGTACACCTCTTTACCAAACAGCTACATTTAAGCAG CCTTTGGCAACTGAAAATGGACCTTATGATTATACTAGGAGTGGAAACCCTACGCGGGATGTCCTGGAAAG GCTCTTGGCAAAGCTTGAGAAGGCAGATAGAGCATTTTGCTTTACCAGCGGAATGGCTGCTTTGTCTGCTGTTGCTAATCTTGTTGGAACTG gCCAAGAAATTGTTGCTGGAGATGACATCTATGGTGGCTCTGATCGTTTATTATCTCAAGTAACTCCAAGAACTGGAGTTGTGGTAAA ACGAGTAAACACTAGTGATCTGAGTGAAGTTGCAAAAGTTATTGGCCCCAAGACAAAGCTTGTGTGGCTGGAGAGTCCTACCAATCCTCGACAACAAATTGCTGATATTCGT AGAATTGCAGAAATGGCTCATACCCATGGGGCCATTTTGTTGGTGGACAACAGTATTATGACTCCGGTCTTGTCAAGGCCATTGGAACTTGGAGCAG ACATTGTCATGCATTCTGCTACTAAATTTATAGCTGGGCATAGTGACCTCATGGCAGGCGTGCTTGCTGTTAAAGGAGAGAG CTTGGCAAAGGAGTTGTATTTCCTACAAAACGCAGTTGGCTCTGGTTTAGCTCCTTTTGATTGTTGGATCTGTTTAAGAGGCATCAAGACCATGGCTTTACGTGTTGAAAAGCAACAG GAAAATGCACAGAAGATAGCCGAGTTCCTTTCTTCCCATCCACGAGTGAAGAAAGTGAACTATGCTGGTCTTGCTAATCACCTTGGACGTGATTTACACTATTCTCAG GCAAAGGGCGCAGGATCTGTACTTAGTTTTTTGACAGGTTCTCTGGCACTCTCGAAGCATATTGTTGAGACGACTAAATACTTCAGCATAACAGTTAGTTTCG GGAGCGTGAAATCTCTCATAAGCCTACCGTGCTTCATGTCACATGCAAGTATTCCGAGTGCAGTCCGTGAGGCTCGAGGTCTAACCGAAGATCTTGTTCGTTTATCAGTTGGAATCGAGGATGTAGAGGATCTCATTGCGGATTTAGACAATGCCCTCAGAACTGGCCCTCTGTAG